Below is a genomic region from Leptospira yasudae.
GGAATTTTGGGAACTTTTCAGCCTTTTCTCTAAATCCTGTTTGACACTAATCCATGAACTTCTAAAGTTTCACCCTGTGTCCGGGATTCAGGAAAAGAGAAATAACCTCCGGAAACACAATCAAATCAAAATTGAATCGTGAGTAAGGAGTTATCAATGGTTCGTAACATGAGTAAGGTGTTGCTTGTCCTTGCCGTACTGTTCGCGTCGGCTGCAAGCTTAAGTGCAAAATCATACGCAATTGTAGGATTCGGGTTACAATTAGACCTGGGTCAATTAGGTGGAACAATCACTAAGGACGGTCTCGATGCGGCTACGTATTACGGTCCTGTAAGATCTTCCAACACTTGTACCGTTGGAACGGATGCAGGCTGTGTACAAAATCCATCAAGACCTACCGGAGAAGGTAACTTTGTTGGAGTTGCTCCAAGAAGAGCAATCCCTGCTGAAAACAGATTGATCACTCTCGAAAGAACTACCGGCGGTCTTATCAACGCTACAAGCACTAAGGGAGCTATGGTGGGTGGTAACTTAATGGTAGGTTACGAATCCGATTTCGCGAAATATTTCTTCTGGAGAGTTGCAGCCGAGTACACTCAAAAGATCTCCGGCGGGGTTACCAAAGCGGATATCGCTGGTTACAACATCGTAGACATCACTTGGGGATTCAGCGCAATCGTGATTCCTGCGACTGTGGGTATCAAATTGAACGTAACCGAAGATGCGGCTGTTTATATGGGAGCCGGTTTGAACTACTTCAACGGTGGTTGGTCTTTGAACGGGATGAACAACATCAAAGGCGGATACGACCTCATGACAGCTGCAGGTCTTACTTCTGTAGCAAATCTTTTGAGCGACGGAACCGATCCGGTTACGACTCGCGAACATACAAGATTTAGAGCTTCCGGAATCGCTCCGAACTTCTTAATCGGAACTCAGGCACGCGTTTCCGATAAAGGACACGTATTCTTAGAACTCGAAACGATCATGTCTGCAGCCTACTCCGTAGGTAAGACTCAGTCCGTAGGGGGAGCTTCTAACCTTTCTCCTTACCCTGCTTACCCGATCGTTGTCGGTGGACAGATCTACAGATTCGGATACAAACACGAACTCTAAGATTCTTTCCTAAGAATCGAATTTCCAAAAAGGCTCTCCTTCGAGAGCCTTTTTTTATACCATTCGCTCAAAAAAAGTCCGAAGAACCTTGACAGCAGTCGATTCGAATTTAGCGTCCTAATTCAACCATCCGCTGTAAGGAAGCGTAAATGATCTTGGTTCCACGTCGATTCTTCGTAACGAAGTCATATTGGTTGACTGTCTGCCTGTTCTTCTCCTTCTCCCTTTGCGATCACCTTTCGGCAAAATCTTATTTCGTAACCGGATTGGGTCTTCAATTCGATTTGGGAAATATGGGAGAAGTCATCACCAAAGACGGAATCAATTCGGGACAATACCACACGGTTCAATCTTCCAATGCCTGCGACCCGAACGTTGCGATCTGCAGTCAAAACGGATTCGTAAACGGGGTCGCGCTTCGTAGACTGGTCGTTCCCGAAAACAGATTGATCACGATCGAACGAACCACAGGCGGAGTGTTTCAGGCGGAGAGCGCGCAAGGCGCGATGGTAGGCGGCAATATCATGGCCGGTTTCGAAAAGGACTTCGGAAAATATTTTTTCTGGAGAATTTCCGCAAACTATACGCAAAAGATCGCAGGCGGCGTAACAAAGGCGAGTTTTATCGGATATCGCTTCATCGATGCGAATTGGAACTTTCAATCCGTTGTCGTTCCGGCAACGATCGGAATCAAATTAAACGTCAGCGAAGATGCGGCCGTTTATATGGGAATGGGTTTGAATTATTATACGGGAGGCTGGGGACTTCGAGGAAGAAACGATTCGAAAACCGTCGCAGACACGTTAGACGCTCTTATTGTCAGCGTTCCTCAGCTCGCATTGGTTCGGGATCTTTTGAAGGACGGTCCCGATCCGGCTTCGGTTCGGGAAAACACTCAGTTTCGAATTTCGGGATTTTCCCCGAATTGGCTGATCGGAATCCAAGCCCGAATCACGGACAAGGGTTACGTTTTTTTAGAATTGGAAACGGTCTTCGCGTCCAAGATGGACTCGACTACAAGTCAATCTTTGGGAACCATCCTCAACCTTTCCCCTACTCCGGCCTTTCCGATTCAAGTCGGAGGCCAGACATATCGGGCAGGTTACAAACACGAGCTTTGATAATCGTTTCAAAAAGCAATCTACCGAAGTTCATCGCTTTTTATTGAACCGGCGGATTGCTTTCTGAATTCAAATCTCACTTCATAACTCAGCAACTTCTCTCTACTGACGGAGTTTAGGTCGTTCGATGAGTCGCAATAACTCAGCGAATTGCTCCCTAAACTCAATGCCTCACTCCCTATGGGTCGTTCGACAGGTCGCGTTTCAAGGAGCCATTTCATACGCGTCTTTGTAAGAATAAACCTTTTCGCAAACGCGGTTGAAAAGAGCTTCATCCTCTTCCGGTTTATAGATCATCGCCAAACATTTTTCCATCTGTGCTTTCGTGCTGCTTCTCTTTGAATAAAGTTGAAGCGCAAATTTGGAAAAATCGCGGACCATAAAATCGAAAATCTGACTCAACAGATCGTCTTCCACCTTCTCGATCGCCGCGTTTTCGATCAAAAGCTGACCATAAGCGACTAACGTGAAAAGTTCCCCAAGGATGAGCATAAAATCCAAATCCTTGGATTGTTTGGAATCGGGCGGAGTGTTTTTCAGGAAGTCCTTCAAAACCTCGATCTGTTTTCTGAAAATCTTCACGTTCGGAAGATTCACGCTCGCATACACTTCGTTGTAATCCGGAAAGGTGATCTTTTCAAAACCTTTGGAAGTCGTTCCCTGATTGAAAAGGAAGTCGTCGTTTTGAAAGCCGTCCATCTTAGGAATCTTCGGCAGGGAAGAATTCGGTTCAAAGAAGTAATTGTTCATGAACTTGATGATCAAGGCCATGTTTACGTGCGCCGTTCCTTCCAGCTTAGGAAGACCGCGGATATCTTTCGCCGCCATTTCGAAATACATGTTCTTCTCGAAACCTTTCGCTGCGATCACGTCCCAAAGAAGATTGATGACTTCTTCTCCCTGCATCGTCACCTTCATCTTCACCATCGGATTGAAGAGAAGATAACGTCTATCGGTCGCAGACGCGGATCTCATGTAATCCTTCGCTCTTGCTGCAAACAGTTTCATGGAGAAGAGTCTGCAATACGCGTCCACGAACATCTGTTTGATTTGGGAGAATTCCGTTACGCGACGGTTGAATAATTTTCTCTTAGAAGCGTGATTGAGAGCCTCGTAAAAGGAATGCGTGCAGATTCCGATGGAAGCCCAACCGAGATTGTATTTACAAACCGCGATGGTGCTGAGCGACGCGTCCCAAGCCTCTCTGTCCTTGGACAGAATATCCTTTTCTTCAATCGGATAATCCTTGAGCGCATACTCTCCCACATAACTTTGCGAGTTGACCACGTTCTGAATCAGTTCGTAGTTCTTGTGTCCAGAGTTAACGGCAAAGAAAACGTAATTCCCCGTATCCTTCATCTTACCGAAGGTGGAAACGATCGCGGCCTTGTTCGAATTTCCGATATAGTATTTTCTTCCGTTAGCTACGTAGTTCCCGTTGCCTTTGTTTTCCAAGGACATATCGCTGGAGATCAAATCGGCTCCGTGTTCTTTTTCGGAAAGACCGAACGCGAAAATTTCACCGTCTTGCAGAAGTTTGGCGGTCTTGTGTTTGATCTCTTCGTTCTTGCTGTTCCAGATCGGACCGAGACCCAACATGGAAACCTGCCAAGTATACCAATAACAAAGACCATAAAAGCCCGCGATTTCATTGAAGTCGCAAATCCGAGTCGTATCCCATCTGGAATCGCTCGGTCCGTAACCCGCTGGCGTCATCAAGGTTGCAAAAACCTTTTCCTGTTTTTGAAACTCTAGAAAATCCGCATACCAAGTTTGATTCCGGTCGTCTTCTTTTAACTTGTTCTTCCCTTTCTTTTCGAAAAAGGCGATCGTACGTTTCATAATGTTTCTGGATTTTTCATCCAGATGTTTGTATTCCGTTTTGTTGGGGTTTAATAGATCCATTGATTTATCTCTTCATGATTTTCATTTCGACAAAAAGCGTTTCCGAAAAGAAATACGATGGCCGGAAAGGCTCTAAAGGAGAATCGAATCGGTGGAGGAGAAGTAAATCAGAAATTTCCGTTCGGATTTGATTTCGATAAAGAATTTAAAGAGAAATCGCCGATTTAAGGCAAAATAGAAAAACGCTTTTTTACCGAATCCTGTTTGTTAACGGAAGAAAGGATTGATTCGAAGCACCACGTCGGAAAACGGCAAATTCTTTCTTAAAAACTCGAAAACACAGTCGGCCATCAGCTCTCCGAAACACAAGCGAACGTCGCACAAAATACATGCTTCGTTTCTATCGATCATAATGCCCGGATCCGCAAAAATACGATTCGATTCAAACACATTCCAGTATATTCATATATACTTTTATTCTAATTTTATACATTACGAACCAGTTGCAATCGAATAAGTCGTTCCCCTTTCGCTTCGTGAAACAAAACCAAGCTTCCGCAAATTTTGCGTCGTTTACAGGATCAGATCGCTAAAGCATTCTTACATTCGAATCTCTCAGCAAGGCCAGGATGGAGAAAGAACTTCATTGGAAACACTCGGAAATTCGTCCCCTTCTTTGCATGAACGAAAGAATTCCTCTCAGAAATCGTTTCAAACCGACTTGTACAACGAATCAACGGAAAATTCAAAACCAAGTAGACCTCAAATCTCTACCGCCTTCGGCTTACTCTTCGCATGCAAAGAAACTAAATCAAAGATAAGTAATTCAGGAAAACTACGGTTTTACGGAAAAAACCAGAATCTCTAGCAAAACATATAATTCTTGGATTCGAAAATAACTCTTCACTCAGTCTAAGTTATAGAAAGGTTTTCTTATGTTTGCAAATGCGTTCCGCGTTTTATCATTCTTCTTCTTAGTTTCCCTATTTGTCGTTTCCACTCAAAGTTTTGCCGTTTCGGAAGAAACGGAACAGAGACTGATGGAAAAAGCTTTGATCGAAAGCGCGGTCACTTCGGAGCAAAAAACCGCAGTTGCCAGCTATCTAAGGGCAATGGCTGCACAAAAGGCGACTCGAGCGGAAGAATTGCGGGAACTCTCCAGACGTTCTACCGGTGGAAAGTTTCTTGCGAACAAGGCGCAATCGGATCGTTATCGCAAACAAGCCGAAGTTTTGGAAAGAGAAGCGGAACGGTATCAATTCCTACTTAACAATTTGTAATTCGAATTTCCTCTTTGAACAAAATCTTCAAAGTCCCGACAAGAGAGCGGGATCTCGCTTGACTTCATGCAATTTTTCTGATATAAGACATTCTCCGAAATTCTTTCCCACCTACCCGCATTCCATAGGCAGGCATTGTTTGAAGGGGCGAAATCGAGAAACTCTTGAGCGAACCCGGACAAGCGCTTCACTTCCTACGGTCGCTTTCAACGCTCCATCGCCCCGGATAGACTATATTTCGCTTCGCAACAAACTCTGGGCCCCGCTTCCTATGGGTCGCTCCGCAGAGCCGACAACCGAATCTACGAGACGACCAATCACAACAAAGGAACGAACTTCACTCCGCCCTTCGTTTCGAACGACCAGCGATGTAAATCCCTTCTCGCGAGCATCAAAAACTGTTCTTCGTTTCCCAAAGGAAAAATAAAAATTCCTCCTGGAACCAACGACTGAAAGTAACAACTGTCGACTCCGGGAAGATCGGGAAGAGCGGCGCAAGAGATCATCTTATCAAACTGCAGCCCGGGAGTAAGAATTTTCGGCGCACTTCCGACCAGAAAACGATTCGATTCCGTGCAACGCGGCTTCCAACGTTCCAAATTTTGAATCGCATTTCGATGCAAAGCATCAAAGTATTCCACAGAAAAGAGTTGAGCCCCGAGAAAAATCAGAACCGCGCTTTGATAACCGGAACCCGTGCCGATTTCAAAAATGCGATCCCCTTTCTTCACATCCAAAAGCAAAGTCATCCAAGCCACCATAAAGGGCTGCGAAATCGTTTGATGACAACCGATCTGCAAGGGCTTATCCTCATAAGCCTGTGCAGATTGAGAATTCGGAATAAAACATTCTCGCGGAATCGAACGCATCGCGGAAAGAATCCGTTCGTCTCGGATTCCTCGAGCTGCGATTTGAGAATCGACCATCTTCTTCCTTTCTTCGATTCGAAGAGAAGGGTCGCAGATTTTAAGGGGAGAAGACATTGGAACTCTCCCGGAAACAAATCGATGAGAGCGAGGAGTTTACGATCTTTTTCGTTGACAGTGAGGACTGTTTTTCTATGCTGTCCATGAGTTCGGCCTTGTAGCTCAGTCGGTAGAGCAGAGGACTGAAAATCCTTGTGTCGGGAGTTCGATTCTCTCCGAGGCCAGAACTCACTTCCTTTTCTACTTTGCCGCCTTTCTTTCTTCCCCTAATTTCCAGAGTTCCGAGAAAACGACCTCGTCGATCACCTTACAAAGTTCCGGTTTATACAATTTCTTGACCGGCGGTTTCGGATAGATATGAATTTCGTCCGTGTTGGGAATATAAGTCATCATCTTTTGAATCTGATCTTCGCCTTCCACTTCGTACATCGTGTAAGACATTCCTTTTGAAGGAATAATCTGTTCCGTTTCTAAATATTTCATTCTACTTCGATTCCTCTTTTGCTTCCCCGCTCTTCGACGAGCGAAAGAATTTCCTGCTGGATGTTTCCTATAGGCTAATCAGATTCAACGTATTTGTAAAGTAAAAGAAATGAACGCAGACAAGTCTCTCATTCTGCTCAGAGGACTTCCGGGAGCCGGAAAAAGCGCGCTTGCCCAAGTCTTATCCGAAAACGGCAAATACCCCGTCTTGAGCGTGGACGACTATTTTACCGATCCACAAACGCGGGAATACCGTTTCGATTATAAGGAGAATCACCTCGCTTATAAGAGCTGCGAGGAACGTACGCGAAACGAAGCAAAGAAGGGAACGCCCAAGATTTTTTTGGACAATACGTTTACTCTCGAATGGGAACTGAAACCCTACTTTCAAATCGCCTCCGAATTCGGTTATACGATTTTCGTGGCAACCGTGGAAAACTATCACAATGGAAAGAACATTCATTCCATCGACGACGAATCCTTACGAAAGATGGCATCGAAATACAAGGTTCGTTTACTTCCCGAAAACTCTTAAACAAACGGGACGTTCCGGTCGATTCGGATTCAGGAAAGAATCCGAGTCCGGACGATCTCGGAAATGTTCCGAAGTTTGCGGGAACTCTCTCACTTAAGTAGAAAGATCCTATAACATTGTCCTATCATATTATCAAATCTATAATTTGAAAAGTCCGTTAGGAAATTTTATATTTACCAAATTAGCATTCCATTCTATTCTTTGTTGCTCATATTGTATGAGGAAACGAGGTTCTTGGGGTAAGTTCAATGAATGGAATCAAGTTGAAAAATCGAGAATTAGATGTCATAAGTTCTGCAGAACAAAGGAAGCATATTATAGAAAAACATCTCCTTAAGCAAAGCTTAATTATAAAAGGCGACATCGATAAGGAAACGGTTCTCATACAAAAATACATCGATGATGGAGAAAAAATCATCGTCGAATCCGACAGTGAAAAAGATTTTCCCGAAGTCGGAGAAATTATTCTTTATAGAATTCTCGCGAAGTACGTGCAGATCGAATGTACTTTCTTGAAACGAATCAACCCGAAAATTATCGAACTCAGCATCAATCAAATATCGATCGCGAAATCCAATCGCGCGTTTCCCCGTTACCCCGTCGCGGAAGACTCGGCGCACGTTACCAATATCAATTCTTCCAAAACCGTGATCGACGCGTCGCTCTTCAATATCCCGACTCTTGTGAAAGTCAGCTTTGAAGACTACAAAGCAAAACTTAAGACCGATCAGCTCGGTTTGATCGAGATCGACGTTTTTAAATCCGATCAGGAAGAAAAATTCGGACTCGTTAAAAGATCCAAAAAATACATTCACATTGAAAATACTTCTTTGGAAAAATCATACAACTCAACGAACGAAAATCAAATCGACGTAGAGGATCAGATTCAGGAAGAAATTCCTTCGCTGATGAGAAAGTATAAGGACGAGAAGATCGTTTCGGAAATCATTTATCCGATCATCTATATCAATCATTCAAGACAATCGATTCCGCTCGGCTATATCTGGGTCAGAAGCAAAGACCAACCTCTCGGCAAAGATACGATCGACAAACTCTCCGAGTTCTCCAAAGAGATGGTGGCGCGCATCAAAGAATCCAACACGGTTTTAACCACGGAAAAATTTCCGATCGTGGATATTTCGAACAACGGAATCTGCATCCGCATTACGGATCAACACCTGATCCAAACTTTGCCCAAACATACGGGATTCGTCTTTGACATTTATATCCGCATGCAGGGTTATTTCAAGGTCTTCGGAGCCATTCGCTGGTATTCGTACGACGAAATCGGAAATCTCATCTTAGGAATGGAATTGGTCGGGAAGTCCGCGTTTCCGGGTGAACGGGAAAAATTTCATCGAAACGTGGAGCTTTTGGGTCAGGGAAAATTCACGGGATTAAAAACGCACGCGATCTAAAGTTAGTATAGTATAATATACGAATTCGGTTTTAGAACTTGTTCAAATACGCGGATTGTAAGATCACGTCGCAGATCTTCCCGTTCGCTTTCGGATCGATTTCCACAAACGTATTCGCGTTGTAAGGCATTCCGTAAATTTTTCCGTTCGGAGCCAAAACTCCTCCCGACCAAGCCCCGCCTCCGGGCGCCGTTCCGAAATAGTTTACGGCCAGCGTGTCCGGATCAATCTCCACGAAAGAAGTCGCATTAAACGGAATCCCGTAGATCTTTCCGTTGGGAGCAAGAACGGCGCCGGAATAGGCGTTCGCCGTTCCGGGCGCGGCTCCAAAGAGAAAAAAACCGGGAGCGCTCGGATCGATCTCCGCAAACATGGAATAGTCGTCGACCATCGTATAAATTTTTCCGTTCGGAGCCAAGGCTCCCCCGGCCCATTTGCCGCTGAAAGAAATGAGGAATGATCCGAAAAACGTAGCCGTATTGACATCCGGATCAATTTCGACAAACTGACTCGACCTTGCGGGAATTCCATAGATCTTCCCGTTGGGTCCGAGAACTCCTCCCGCAAACGACGGGCTCGTCGGAACCAAACCGAAAATCGTGCCGGTTCTCGCAACAGGATCGACCACTTTGTAATTAACCGCCGAAGCGGGCATCGGATACAATTTACCGTTAGGCGCCATCGTACCCCCCACATAGGAGTTAAAACCCGGCGCCGTTGTATAATCCGTCATCAGATACGTGGAAGGATTCATGAATGCAAAACTGGATCGAAACGAAGGAATGAATTCCACGTTCCCATCGAAGCCCAATACGGCTCCGGACCAATCATATAAACCACCGGGAGTTCCGACAACGGTCGTAGATAGAGTATCGGGATCCAACTCGATCTTATTGGCTGCCCCATAAG
It encodes:
- a CDS encoding acyl-CoA dehydrogenase family protein → MDLLNPNKTEYKHLDEKSRNIMKRTIAFFEKKGKNKLKEDDRNQTWYADFLEFQKQEKVFATLMTPAGYGPSDSRWDTTRICDFNEIAGFYGLCYWYTWQVSMLGLGPIWNSKNEEIKHKTAKLLQDGEIFAFGLSEKEHGADLISSDMSLENKGNGNYVANGRKYYIGNSNKAAIVSTFGKMKDTGNYVFFAVNSGHKNYELIQNVVNSQSYVGEYALKDYPIEEKDILSKDREAWDASLSTIAVCKYNLGWASIGICTHSFYEALNHASKRKLFNRRVTEFSQIKQMFVDAYCRLFSMKLFAARAKDYMRSASATDRRYLLFNPMVKMKVTMQGEEVINLLWDVIAAKGFEKNMYFEMAAKDIRGLPKLEGTAHVNMALIIKFMNNYFFEPNSSLPKIPKMDGFQNDDFLFNQGTTSKGFEKITFPDYNEVYASVNLPNVKIFRKQIEVLKDFLKNTPPDSKQSKDLDFMLILGELFTLVAYGQLLIENAAIEKVEDDLLSQIFDFMVRDFSKFALQLYSKRSSTKAQMEKCLAMIYKPEEDEALFNRVCEKVYSYKDAYEMAP
- a CDS encoding AAA family ATPase is translated as MNADKSLILLRGLPGAGKSALAQVLSENGKYPVLSVDDYFTDPQTREYRFDYKENHLAYKSCEERTRNEAKKGTPKIFLDNTFTLEWELKPYFQIASEFGYTIFVATVENYHNGKNIHSIDDESLRKMASKYKVRLLPENS
- a CDS encoding porin OmpL1; this translates as MILVPRRFFVTKSYWLTVCLFFSFSLCDHLSAKSYFVTGLGLQFDLGNMGEVITKDGINSGQYHTVQSSNACDPNVAICSQNGFVNGVALRRLVVPENRLITIERTTGGVFQAESAQGAMVGGNIMAGFEKDFGKYFFWRISANYTQKIAGGVTKASFIGYRFIDANWNFQSVVVPATIGIKLNVSEDAAVYMGMGLNYYTGGWGLRGRNDSKTVADTLDALIVSVPQLALVRDLLKDGPDPASVRENTQFRISGFSPNWLIGIQARITDKGYVFLELETVFASKMDSTTSQSLGTILNLSPTPAFPIQVGGQTYRAGYKHEL
- a CDS encoding DUF1577 domain-containing protein, with translation MNGIKLKNRELDVISSAEQRKHIIEKHLLKQSLIIKGDIDKETVLIQKYIDDGEKIIVESDSEKDFPEVGEIILYRILAKYVQIECTFLKRINPKIIELSINQISIAKSNRAFPRYPVAEDSAHVTNINSSKTVIDASLFNIPTLVKVSFEDYKAKLKTDQLGLIEIDVFKSDQEEKFGLVKRSKKYIHIENTSLEKSYNSTNENQIDVEDQIQEEIPSLMRKYKDEKIVSEIIYPIIYINHSRQSIPLGYIWVRSKDQPLGKDTIDKLSEFSKEMVARIKESNTVLTTEKFPIVDISNNGICIRITDQHLIQTLPKHTGFVFDIYIRMQGYFKVFGAIRWYSYDEIGNLILGMELVGKSAFPGEREKFHRNVELLGQGKFTGLKTHAI
- a CDS encoding LIC10421/LIC12816 family protein, which encodes MFANAFRVLSFFFLVSLFVVSTQSFAVSEETEQRLMEKALIESAVTSEQKTAVASYLRAMAAQKATRAEELRELSRRSTGGKFLANKAQSDRYRKQAEVLEREAERYQFLLNNL
- a CDS encoding protein-L-isoaspartate O-methyltransferase family protein, whose amino-acid sequence is MSSPLKICDPSLRIEERKKMVDSQIAARGIRDERILSAMRSIPRECFIPNSQSAQAYEDKPLQIGCHQTISQPFMVAWMTLLLDVKKGDRIFEIGTGSGYQSAVLIFLGAQLFSVEYFDALHRNAIQNLERWKPRCTESNRFLVGSAPKILTPGLQFDKMISCAALPDLPGVDSCYFQSLVPGGIFIFPLGNEEQFLMLARRDLHRWSFETKGGVKFVPLL
- a CDS encoding porin OmpL1, which codes for MVRNMSKVLLVLAVLFASAASLSAKSYAIVGFGLQLDLGQLGGTITKDGLDAATYYGPVRSSNTCTVGTDAGCVQNPSRPTGEGNFVGVAPRRAIPAENRLITLERTTGGLINATSTKGAMVGGNLMVGYESDFAKYFFWRVAAEYTQKISGGVTKADIAGYNIVDITWGFSAIVIPATVGIKLNVTEDAAVYMGAGLNYFNGGWSLNGMNNIKGGYDLMTAAGLTSVANLLSDGTDPVTTREHTRFRASGIAPNFLIGTQARVSDKGHVFLELETIMSAAYSVGKTQSVGGASNLSPYPAYPIVVGGQIYRFGYKHEL